In one Yarrowia lipolytica chromosome 1A, complete sequence genomic region, the following are encoded:
- a CDS encoding uncharacterized protein (Compare to YALI0A01892g, weakly similar to uniprot|P47179 Saccharomyces cerevisiae YJR151C), translating to MTTIDSYPVRSDIYGAQVEPTQTATQTETQSETLKEATTTQTQTLKEATQTATQTQTQTQTATQATQATQTTPTPQTQTSTNNIDMATNTETGASAPDTTATAAAATFTTNNTVGEAGNRAGNAVTSTAATAANSDHVASVSQHLRQRNNSSNSSNSDNSETSSSQSNSNSNSSDTAATTLSPTTLTDGKGAAGTATAKTDMHFAKQAIRKLSADKGTPTTSAFSSFSSTTSPTQMRRPTASLNNDDPKPFARRPSDKRSPGKVQLQQHDKHLQQQRQQHDPRNDTTQQSQQHQQYDKAPSNGPPSLTVRTGFSNPQSAIQTPASTLPPSLASSVEIGAQFTFTSHNRLNELAAEAEENAVDQAAADLGVRRHSSASNIQESHIRRQIAAQEGLAKANSSIDLLLPPVNRKQRLRQYQPALAKFDFDEALAHEAEVNGAPMGSAAGVPGAEATNGGTPTSAAPNGSLGGANGGSMAAAAVKAATAIAGAPGSSRPYDFAYEDEISASAPATSHKLHRVCSNESSISTMAPPKQLHTPKTPMYVPAVLRTQNMTLSTSPLSDYGETVHEILMDAPVTGPPRRSHWKPDDARPGCAICDVPFTFFERRHHCRRCGDVFCGQHSSYSLRLDQHCNFNSQGYLSRSCDMCAQDFNEHVMSVSRRLEETLGWGSSSAAAWEEVSGVAGKARGAAANGAGGAGGAHLRSFDSPSAAARQRFKATGPMRQMPSKMEGGAGPQGQQPQTQDIEVGSVPANWNWSTF from the coding sequence ATGACTACTATTGATAGTTATCCCGTTCGGTCGGATATTTACGGTGCTCAGGTGGAGCCGACACAGACggcgacacagacagagacacagTCAGAGACCCTGAAAGAGGCGacaacgacacagacacagacccTGAAAGAAGCGACCCAAAcagcgacacagacacagacacagacacagacagcgACACAAGCAACACAggcgacacaaacaacacccaccccacaaacacaaacatcAACTAACAACATTGACATGGcgacaaacacagaaacaggCGCAAGCGCCCCCGACACAACCGCAACGGCCGCCGCAGCCACCTTCACAACCAACAACACGGTGGGAGAGGCGGGCAACAGGGCCGGAAACGCGGTGACCTCCACCGCCGCCACCGCCGCCAACTCCGACCACGTGGCGTCCGTGTCGCAACACCTGCGCCAGCGCAACAACTCGTCCAACTCGTCCAACTCGGACAACTCAGAAACGTCGTCGTCCCAgtccaactccaactccaactcctccgaCACCGCCGCAACCACTCTCTCGCCCACCACGCTCACCGACGGCAAGGGCGCCGCGGGAACCGCCACAGCCAAGACCGACATGCATTTCGCCAAACAGGCCATCCGCAAGCTGTCGGCTGACAAGGGcacccccaccacctcggccttctcgtcCTTCAGCAGCACAACGTCGCCGACCCAGATGCGGCGCCCCACCGCGTCCCTGAACAACGACGACCCCAAGCCGTTTGCGCGCCGTCCCAGCGACAAGCGCTCGCCCGGCAAggtccagctccagcagcacgACAAAcacctgcagcagcagcgtcaGCAGCACGACCCCCGTAATGACACTACCCAGCAGTcgcagcagcaccagcaaTATGACAAGGCCCCCTCGAATGGCCCGCCCTCGCTGACGGTGCGAACCGGATTCAGCAACCCCCAGAGTGCCATCCAGACCCCGGCCTCCACCCTGCCTCCCTCGTTGGCGTCGTCGGTGGAGATTGGCGCCCAGTTCACCTTCACATCGCACAACCGGCTGAACGAGCTCGCCGCCGAAGCTGAGGAAAACGCCGTCGACCAGGCGGCCGCCGACCTTGGCGTCCGAAGACACTCGTCTGCATCCAACATCCAGGAGTCGCACATTCGGCGGCAGATTGCTGCCCAGGAGGgtctggccaaggccaactCGTCCATCGACCTGCTGCTTCCCCCCGTCAACCGCAAGCAGCGGCTGCGACAGTACCAGCCCGCACTGGCCAAGTTTGATTTCGACGAGGCTCTTGCGCACGAGGCTGAGGTGAATGGAGCTCCCATGGGCAGTGCCGCTGGCGTGCCTGGcgccgaggccaccaacGGAGGCACCCCGACATCTGCTGCACCTAATGGCAGTCTCGGAGGAGCCAACGGAGGATCTATGGCCGCGGCTGCCGTCAAGGCTGCCACCGCCATTGCCGGTGCACCTGGTAGCTCGCGTCCCTACGATTTCGCCtacgaggacgagattTCGGCGTCGGCTCCTGCCACCTCCCATAAGCTGCACCGAGTGTGTAGCAATGAGTCGTCTATTTCGACCATGGCTCCCCCCAAGCAGCTGCACACCCCCAAGACGCCCATGTACGTCCCCGCAGTGCTGCGAACACAGAACATGACTCTGTCCACGTCTCCTCTTTCCGATTACGGAGAGACCGTGCACGAGATTCTCATGGACGCGCCCGTCACTGGTCCCCCTCGCCGGTCTCACTGGAAGCCCGACGACGCTCGTCCCGGGTGTGCCATCTGTGATGTGCCGTTTACCTTCTTTGAGCGACGGCATCACTGCCGACGGTGTGGAGACGTCTTCTGTGGACAGCACTCGTCGTACTCGCTGCGGCTGGACCAGCACTGCAACTTCAACAGCCAGGGTTACCTTTCGCGATCGTGCGACATGTGTGCTCAGGACTTTAACGAGCATGTTATGAGCGTGAGTCGAcggctggaggagacttTGGGCTGGGGCAGCAGTAGCGCTGCCGCGTGGGAGGAGGTTTCCGGTGTAGCTGGCAAGgctcgaggagctgccGCCAATGGCGCTGGTGGCGCTGGTGGCGCCCATCTACGTTCTTTTGACTCGCCGTCTGCTGCCGCGCGCCAGCGTTTCAAGGCCACTGGTCCCATGCGTCAGATGCCTTCTAAGATGGAGGGTGGCGCGGGGCCTCAGGGCCAGCAGCCGCAGACCCAGGACATTGAGGTTGGGTCTGTGCCTGCCAACTGGAACTGGTCGACGTTTTGA
- a CDS encoding uncharacterized protein (Compare to YALI0A01958g, weakly similar to uniprot|P40886 Saccharomyces cerevisiae YJL214w HXT8 hexose transport protein), translated as MFWKNMKNEPRQVLNSTLWLSVIVFGLLGSARGLDEGMIAGTTSQASFERQFNLKDPTKTTNQQANELSNITAMVQIGSVGGALIAMFVQDRIGRIRCLQEMIILWTVGVIIEVTSYSQGQLLAGRFVAGLGIGQSVVVGPTYLAEVAPKNVRGLCTCIFSGSVYLGVMLEYFANYSTTLHMSPNSRIQWVLPTAVQFIFAGLLFIGSFFINESPRWLMKIGKDELAVETLSKIRHLPVDDLYVQGEIVDVREQIEREKQALSGTSILSLLKELVSTKANRYRLFLGIMVQLLGQWSGANAVTVYSPKFFSMLGIPSKTDQMMYTAVLGVIKFTSAICCALFLIDTIGRRRSLYTGICLQFVSMLYLGIYLAIVPATVGVDRSPSQKKAGGAAIAAIYLSGCGWALGWNSIQYLINAEIYTVRHRSLASGIIMVFHFANQYGNSKALPFMRSGITDHGSMFFFAGVLLLGLAWSWFFLPEVSGRSLESIDEMFSLPWYQIGRRGHKLVPETGTVIQIQEEEEKKGGVIHVENC; from the coding sequence ATGTTCTGGAAGAACATGAAAAATGAGCCGCGCCAGGTTCTTAACTCGACACTATGGCTTTCCGTCATTGTCTTTGGTCTTCTGGGCTCTGCCCGAGGTTTGGACGAAGGCATGATTGCTGGAACAACTTCACAGGCCTCCTTCGAGCGTCAATTCAATCTCAAAGACCCCACAAAGACCACCAACCAACAGGCCAACGAGCTGTCCAACATCACAGCCATGGTGCAGATTGGGTCTGTTGGAGGGGCTCTGATAGCCATGTTTGTGCAGGATCGAATTGGACGAATCAGATGTCTGCAAGAGATGATCATTCTGTGGACGGTGGGGGTCATTATAGAGGTGACTTCCTactctcaaggacaacTATTGGCAGGACGATTCGTGGCGGGACTTGGAATCGGCCagtcggtggtggttgggCCCACCTATCTGGCTGAAGTGGCCCCCAAAAACGTCCGAGGACTGTGCACTTGCATCTTTTCAGGCTCAGTCTATCTCGGCGTCATGTTGGAGTACTTTGCCAACTACTCCACCACTTTGCACATGTCTCCAAACAGCCGAATCCAGTGGGTGCTGCCGACTGCTGTGCAGTTCATTTTTGCAGGTCTTTTGTTCATTGGTTCGTTTTTCATCAACGAGTCTCCACGGTGGCTGATGAAGATTGGTAAGGACGAACTGGCAGTGGAGACACTATCCAAGATCAGACACCTGCCGGTGGACGATCTCTACGTCCAGGGAGAAATTGTAGACGTGAGAGAACAGATTGAGCGAGAGAAGCAGGCGCTCAGTGGAACCAGCATATTGTCTCTTCTCAAGGAACTCGTTTCCACCAAGGCCAATCGATATCGCCTGTTTTTGGGAATCATGGTACAGCTCCTGGGACAGTGGTCAGGGGCCAATGCTGTGACTGTCTACTCTCCAAAGTTCTTCTCCATGCTCGGAATCCCCTCGAAAACGGACCAGATGATGTACACAGCGGTTCTGGGTGTCATCAAGTTCACCTCGGCCATCTGCTGTGCCTTGTTCCTAATTGACACCATTGGACGCCGAAGAAGTTTGTACACGGGCATCTGTCTGCAATTTGTCTCCATGTTGTACCTTGGCATCTATCTCGCCATTGTGCCTGCAACAGTTGGAGTAGATCGATCACCGtcccagaagaaggctggaggagccgccATTGCTGCCATCTACCTGTCTGGCTGCGGGTGGGCTCTGGGATGGAATTCGATCCAGTATCTGATCAACGCAGAGATCTACACCGTTCGTCACAGATCTCTGGCGTCGGGAATCATCATGGTATTCCACTTTGCCAACCAGTACGGCAACTCCAAGGCGCTTCCGTTCATGCGGTCTGGTATCACCGACCATGGCAGCATGTTCTTTTTTGCGGGAGTGTTGCTTCTTGGACTGGCCTGGTCGTGGTTCTTTCTGCCCGAGGTGTCTGGACGGTCTTTGGAGAGCATTGATGAGATGTTTTCGCTGCCCTGGTACCAGATTGGAAGACGGGGACACAAGCTGGTTCCTGAAACGGGCACGGTGATTcagatccaggaggaggaggagaagaaaggAGGTGTTATTCATGTGGAGAATTGTTAA
- a CDS encoding uncharacterized protein (Compare to YALI0A01980g, similar to Saccharomyces cerevisiae REC8 (YPR007C); ancestral locus Anc_8.104, weakly similar to DEHA-IPF1537.1 Debaryomyces hansenii unknown function) has translation MFFSTALFQHQPGLSTVWLLATVNKSLHRREVMELQINHICKEISSPAHPMALRLSSQLMYGTVVAMHRQSSSLQADAINLRNRLSFAPLAPRSIDLPQRRPARQSLVLEDAAVLAPPPLPEIAGVPISGLSELNLPELITPEISWAFDDDDELGDLDMSFDDNGLLTDNLNIDDFVVDDELNIDLSSDYVPPSDPGVMTPRTPRSPHTPLHSSPFMRHEIMQVDDLATIQEATQTPAGSRRKRVRAAVMDEEISLKMADIRSFRDNYLENMELQKQDRRPRRKRRKGKFGQWKESVLNQCESDPILLLEDEIREMLTEPVAPRRPTRPSADVPVELETGRAGTSAQNTPASIEIARRGSAATSPWSDQGEARILGTSGLFGSRMSGSAGGTPGSGRARHSRRGGVHSRSGSFGDIDFLDEYPDPYFPDDIPGDDEYNMLSGTSIAAHEAQEFLFHLMSVCQGKTSFEAILPSTSSDGVPNDRATAATSFAKALDLATKGIIKLSGGGKPQNVFVELT, from the coding sequence ATGTTCTTTTCGACTGCGCTCttccaacaccaaccaGGGCTGTCTACGGTATGGCTTCTAGCCACGGTCAACAAGTCGCTCCATCGTCGAGAAGTGATGGAGCTACAAATCAACCACATTTGCAAGGAAATCTCGTCTCCAGCTCATCCCATGGCGTTACGACTGTCTTCACAGCTCATGTACGGCACAGTTGTGGCCATGCATCGCCAGTCCTCCTCGCTACAAGCAGACGCAATCAACTTGCGCAACAGACTCAGCTTTGCTCCTCTGGCTCCCAGATCAATTGACCTTCCCCAGAGACGTCCTGCCCGTCAGTCgctggttctggaggaCGCGGCAGTTCTGGCCCCTCCGCCTCTGCCTGAGATTGCAGGGGTGCCGATTTCAGGTCTCTCGGAACTCAACCTGCCCGAGCTCATTACACCTGAAATATCTTGGGCGttcgacgacgatgatgagcTCGGTGATCTGGACATGTCCTTCGACGACAACGGCTTGCTGACCGACAATCTCAACATTGACGACTTTGTGGTAGACGATGAGCTAAACATTGATCTCAGCTCCGACTACGTTCCTCCAAGCGACCCAGGAGTAATGACTCCTCGGACCCCTCGTTCTCCCCACACCCCCCTGCACAGCTCCCCGTTCATGCGCCATGAAATCATGCAAGTTGACGACCTGGCCACAATCCAGGAAGCCACACAGACCCCGGCTGGGTCTCGAAGAAAACGAGTAAGGGCAGCTGTCATGGACGAGGAAATATCGCTCAAGATGGCAGATATCCGCAGCTTCAGAGACAATTACCTGGAAAACATGGAGTTACAGAAGCAAGACAGGCGGCCTCGACGCAAGCGACGAAAGGGCAAGTTTGGGCAATGGAAGGAGTCCGTTTTGAACCAATGCGAGAGTGATCCAATCTTACTGCTTGAAGACGAGATCCGAGAGATGCTTACCGAACCTGTCGCTCCCCGACGTCCCACCAGACCGAGTGCTGACGTTCCTGTCGAGCTGGAAACAGGTAGAGCAGGTACTTCTGCACAAAACACCCCTGCTAGCATTGAAATTGCACGACGAGGCTCTGCTGCCACATCTCCTTGGAgtgaccaaggagaagctcgaaTTCTGGGGACATCGGGCTTATTTGGTTCTCGAATGAGTGGGTCAGCCGGCGGCACCCCCGGGTCAGGAAGAGCTCGTCATAGTCGTCGAGGAGGCGTGCACTCTAGATCAGGATCGTTTGGCGACATTGATTTCCTCGACGAGTATCCCGACCCCTATTTTCCAGACGATATTCCTGGCGATGACGAGTACAACATGTTGTCTGGAACGTCTATTGCTGCTCACGAGGCCCAAGAGTTCCTGTTTCATCTAATGAGTGTATGTCAGGGAAAGACGTCGTTCGAGGCAATTCTTCCCTCTACTTCATCGGATGGTGTCCCTAACGATCGGGCTACTGCTGCCACTTCGTTTGCCAAGGCCTTAGATCTTGCCACAAAGGGGATCATCAAGCTAAGCGGAGGAGGCAAGCCGCAaaatgtgtttgtggaaTTGACATGA
- a CDS encoding uncharacterized protein (Compare to YALI0A02002g, weakly similar to uniprot|Q12303 Saccharomyces cerevisiae YLR121c YPS3 GPI-anchored aspartyl protease 3 (yapsin 3)), giving the protein MKPVALLTSCVATFAVLNGAIAAPSAPKVLQIPVTKHHESAAEVNRTLALARRDGAYTETVHNKEFWYSISISLGTPAQQFNVLLDTGSSDLWVLSTEDSTDCANGACEFTGQFNAKSSSTYHYLNSDYSITYVTGSAHGDWVTDSLSVGPVTLSNFQFAVADKAVGNTAIFGISLEGSESLNHGQQPEYPNFPVQLKNQGFIDRIVYSLYLEDVNSPQGTLLLGGIDYAKFQGPLNVLQLQNANAFQVEYQGVGINGAGPYGQPHVAVLDSGTSYTFLPDDIYYTIFDQVGLSSQVNQNTGLNYVACNTRVTLAFDFGNGAIINVDSSELVLKLSDILGDPHNNQCVFGVSSNDNTHGITLLGDTFLRSAYVVYDIENKEVGIAQAVYTSNSNVQPVTGALGGQGQQQSQGQGQGQGQGKVRDSRVKARVRDNIPGMDNLLDQVSSNFEAPTPVLLFI; this is encoded by the coding sequence ATGAAACCAGTCGCACTTCTCACATCCTGTGTGGCTACATTTGCCGTGCTTAATGGAGCCATTGCGGCCCCTTCAGCCCCCAAAGTGCTCCAGATCCCCGTCACAAAGCACCACgagtctgctgctgaggtcAACCGGACCCTCGCTCTAGCTCGTCGAGACGGAGCGTACACCGAAACGGTCCACAACAAGGAGTTCTGGtactccatctccatctcgcTAGGAACACCGGCCCAACAGTTCAACGTGTTGCTGGACACGGGCTCGTCAGACCTGTGGGTGCTCAGCACGGAAGACTCGACCGACTGCGCTAACGGAGCCTGCGAATTCACAGGCCAGTTCAACGCAAAGTCGTCTTCTACCTACCACTACCTCAACAGCGACTACAGCATCACGTACGTGACGGGGTCGGCTCATGGAGACTGGGTCACGGACTCGCTTTCGGTCGGCCCCGTGACTCTCAGCAACTTTCAGTTTGCCGTGGCCGACAAGGCGGTGGGCAATACTGCCATCTTCGGTATCTCTCTGGAGGGATCCGAGTCTCTGAACCATGGACAACAGCCCGAGTATCCCAACTTTCCCGTccagctcaagaaccaggGCTTCATCGACAGAATAGTCTACTCTCTTTACCTGGAAGATGTCAATTCGCCCCAGGGCACTCTTCTACTCGGAGGAATCGACTACGCCAAGTTCCAGGGTCCTCTCAATGTGCTTCAGCTTCAGAACGCCAACGCTTTCCAGGTCGAGTACCAGGGAGTCGGAATCAACGGAGCTGGGCCCTACGGACAGCCTCACGTGGCGGTTTTGGACTCGGGAACTTCATACACGTTTCTGCCCGATGACATCTACTACACCATCTTCGACCAGGTCGGACTATCAAGTCAAGTGAACCAGAACACCGGTCTCAACTACGTCGCATGTAACACACGCGTTACTCTGGCGTTTGATTTCGGAAATGGAGCCATCATCAATGTCGACTCTAGCGAGCTGGTTCTCAAGCTGAGCGACATTCTTGGTGATCCCCACAACAACCAGTGCGTCTTTGGAGTCTCATCCAATGACAACACCCACGGTATCACCCTTTTGGGAGACACCTTTCTGCGATCTGCATATGTGGTTTACGACATTGAAAACAAGGAGGTTGGTATTGCTCAGGCAGTGTATACCAGCAACTCCAACGTTCAGCCCGTCACAGGTGCTCTTGGAGGACagggtcagcagcagagtcaaggtcaaggtcaaggtcaaggtcaaggtAAGGTCAGGGACAGCAGAGTCAAGGCCAGGGTCAGGGACAATATCCCTGGGATGGACAACCTTTTGGATCAGGTTTCTTCTAATTTTGAAGCACCAACTCCTGTACTTTTATTCATCTAG
- a CDS encoding uncharacterized protein (Compare to YALI0A02024g, similar to uniprot|Q6CFJ3 Yarrowia lipolytica YALI0B06490g), whose amino-acid sequence MDTREECDRQWDDLRQSIESEWLKRMETGHKLYLQFFQFHDFVKDEHGEIQMSGVPVAASKEQVGAAVDDLARECAAIMERLTPAHGSLVLNQQRQMEYVRGFRNLVRPKEYEGAQQQYLIGILLGLSEKCLVWEGLMKEFEQTWESLESVMFQGGLQNIVRNQSEELKNWFFQKYQSKFGEHISPVTSTKPQVVLKDIASRPTETRFLPPEIMTMIYARVDLETCVAIRQVSSKWYTIFQQSDSILRTKLRQRNPWMKPGDGEMKTWQDCALLLVGRLKSDKWHTTDNIDTIKVTKPNAPRKTMVSLELFEDENLPSDFTSILDDCGCGISTCEHVHIDNDQARLVVDPWTMESRRYEEPYEVVSVGETISTLRFRDIVITLPTWLIDDEDCIEDIYIGRTMVSVYMVTDHVLMFPRDLAHHQDYFWYTRQDSHYHFGNMYVSREGFYFNLADLEGRKMVRYAKALRARPQAFYNGLVWWTVGDTSLVPTFIDLETPEKVYYNADGAITGFSKKNVFAQGSDTRDSSHLVATEHKYGQEIVDLATGIITLVKTQMAWPEPSVHFLGYRDGKFQSWCMCSGVVDYTRRKASAQLGI is encoded by the coding sequence CCGGCCACAAGCTGTACCTCCAGTTCTTTCAGTTTCATGACTTTGTGAAAGACGAGCATGGGGAAATACAGATGAGCGGTGTTCCTGTTGCCGCCAGCAAGGAACAAGTCGGCGCGGCTGTGGACGATCTGGCGAGAGAATGTGCCGCGATAATGGAGAGACTCACACCGGCGCACGGTTCGCTCGTGCTAAACCAACAGCGGCAAATGGAGTACGTGCGAGGTTTCCGGAATCTGGTCAGGCCCAAGGAGTACGAAGgggcccagcagcagtatCTCATCGGCATACTGCTGGGATTGTCGGAGAAGTGTCTCGTGTGGGAGGGGCTCATgaaggagtttgagcagACCTGGGAATCCTTGGAGAGCGTCATGTTTCAGGGAGGTCTCCAAAACATTGTCAGGAACCAGAGTgaagagctcaagaacTGGTTCTTCCAAAAGTACCAGAGCAAGTTTGGCGAGCACATTTCTCCAGTCACAAGTACGAAACCGCAAGTTGTACTCAAAGATATAGCTTCTCGTCCAACCGAGACGAGGTTTCTTCCTCCAGAGATTATGACAATGATCTATGCTCGCGTAGACCTGGAGACATGTGTTGCTATACGACAAGTGTCGTCAAAATGGTACACCATCTTCCAACAGTCTGATAGCATTTTGAGAACAAAGCTGAGACAACGAAACCCCTGGATGAAGcctggagatggagagatgaAGACCTGGCAAGATTGCGCCCTCCTCTTAGTGGGTCGACTGAAAAGCGACAAGTGGCACACTACAGACAACATTGACACCATCAAGGTGACGAAACCAAACGCACCGAGGAAAACGATGGTGAGTTTAGAACTTTTCGAAGACGAAAATCTGCCGTCAGACTTCACATCGATTCTGGACGACTGTGGATGCGGCATTTCAACTTGTGAACATGTGCATATCGATAATGACCAAGCTAGGCTAGTAGTGGATCCCTGGACAATGGAATCGAGAAGATATGAGGAGCCTTATGAAGTCGTCTCGGTGGGTGAAACAATTTCAACTTTGAGGTTTCGCGATATCGTTATTACCCTACCCACTTGGCTTATCGACGATGAAGACTGTATTGAGGACATTTACATTGGAAGAACGATGGTGTCGGTGTACATGGTGACCGATCACGTTCTTATGTTTCCCCGGGATCTTGCACACCATCAGGACTACTTTTGGTACACCAGACAAGACTCACATTACCACTTTGGCAACATGTATGTGTCTAGAGAGGGATTCTACTTCAACTTGGCCGACTTGGAGGGAAGAAAAATGGTGCGATATGCCAAAGCACTCAGAGCACGGCCACAGGCCTTTTACAACGGACTCGTTTGGTGGACAGTGGGAGATACAAGTCTCGTTCCGACATTCATCGACCTCGAAACGCCAGAAAAGGTGTATTATAATGCCGATGGTGCTATCACGGGCTTCTCAAAGAAAAATGTCTTTGCACAAGGCAGTGACACACGTGATTCGAGCCATTTGGTCGCCACAGAACACAAATACGGccaggagattgtggatCTTGCTACCGGTATCATCACTCTGGTTAAGACTCAGATGGCATGGCCTGAACCATCAGTCCATTTTTTAGGGTATCGAGATGGCAAGTTTCAATCCTGGTGTATGTGTTCAGGTGTTGTTGACTACACGAGAAGGAAAGCGAGTGCTCAGTTGGGGATTTAA